The Diorhabda carinulata isolate Delta chromosome 4, icDioCari1.1, whole genome shotgun sequence genomic interval ACGACGGGTACCGGCGGTGAAGATGGCATCGTGGGGGGACCCCGGACGCCACAACAGATCGCGGCTCAAAGACGACTTCAACAAACGCAAGCGCAAGTCGATGAAGTTGTCGATATTATGAAAACGAATGTAGAAAAAGTTCTCGAAAGAGATCAGAAATTATCGGAATTAGATGATAGAGCAGGTAAATATAAGTTTAATGCTTTCCGAGTCCAAAGTTAGGAATTTGTGTCCTATACGAGGATATATACATAACTTATCTTGAATGACAAGagacattttcttcttcttttttagatgCATTACAACAAGGCGCGTCACAATTTGAACAGCAAGCGGGTAAATTGAAGAGAAAGTTTTGGTTACAAAATTTAAAGGTtcgtaattaattatttctattagtTGTGTAGATCCGGTCCTGCGCTATAAGTATAAGTGTTACCAAAATTTGTGACGATTGttcttttagatattttttattttgatgataatgATAGTTTTAACCtctaaaatgaattatttatgatCAACTTCATGATgaatttatcttattttatactatttcgCTGccaaaagaataataataacaataagaataaatttttataataaaaaaaaaattatgaccaGTATTTGTAGACATTGTGAATGCTTAACTTTCATCTGTCACATATCTTAACAACGTTGTCATATCTTTTATTTCTCAGGAAATTTAATGACAAACTTTAATGTTCTAATAcaataatcattataattatattgGGTCTTTTTATTTACAGATGATGATAATAATGGGTGTAATTGGACTTGTAAtcttaataatcataataagtgagtacatcaattattttttcatctcaCTATCACCATACCATTTTAAACAcataatatcatattattaacGAATGTAcacatatttacaaaaaaaatctacgtgttaaaatatatttttctcattttaatgATCACataacatgaaaatatatctatttaaaaattaaatattacgCGAGAATGTGTTTAAACATCCAGGGGACGTcctgtaaatataaataacggttacaacaacaaaaaacacGACGATAAATAccaataaatgatatttaaatggttttattttttcttagtgAACTTCATGTAACTCATCGGCCAAAAATTCGGTAATTCTGAATGAAATCTGTGTTATTGGTGTAAAAGGCTTTCTGTCTGTCTTCCTGTCGTAGAGTACttcaaaaaaaatgtcttcCCTCGTCACAATACTTCAATTGTAATCTATAAGTTCATTATTTTCGCATACTGTAAGTATTATCAACACTCGCAAGCGGAAAACGCGTCCattttgttaattgtatattgtGGTAACAACAGTGTTGCCAGATATCGCGAAATAGATTTATAAATACTTACATTATGGAATTTTTGCAcggtattagttttttttatcatgtGGCTTTGCTTGATATGCATCGATTTAGTATAAAAATTCGAATGTACAGGCGTTTAAGAAAATTCATTGTCTAAACTACATAAATATGGAATTTTATTAATGAAGacattataacaattttttttcaaatcaaacttaatctaacctaataTCATAAAGTTGCAGCaataacctaacctcaaatagCATGAAGTAATCTGACGTTTTGTCGGAATCAGCTGAAGCCTATTTAAAAATGGCCACTGTGGGATAAACAAACGCTTATATGTGTGGCTTTTCAAGTTATATGTTGGATTTTAGAACTTATTATTCCCATTTCTATTACGAAATGGCTTCTTAAAGAGTTACTACTTGAATAATAGCGGAATTTCCTCCCGAAAAGATGGccgagttgtttttttttttcgaaaaagggTACAACTCCACCTAAAGCTTTAAGTTGGAACagtggaaattaattttcaaaaaaaaactaagtatTCTAAATTTTGTGAATTGCTTAAAACATTACCCACAAACTGACTAAAAACTAAATGCAAAAATACTCGACTGTGTTAGTTCCactgaaaatatacaaaaaagtatctatGGAGTCCTTTCAACaccgtaaaataaaaaaaaaacataaaaaaccaCCAAACTACATgggaaaaatcaagaaaagcgAACTCGAGTACATTCGAGAGAGATTGTATACCCCACAACcgccattttgacgtagatgagctgttttcttagattgccTAATGAATTTCAACGCCGTATAACCTAACCTCACTTGATACGGacataacaataatttaaaaaattgaaagttgcatattttatgtttcacaatataaaatgaacaaaaatatttatagcaaTATACCTATGTGTctaaacataatttatattcCTGTAGTTGCAAGGTCTACCAACTGTCTTCagttaaaaataacaacaaaacgaatttttttaatacacttGTATATTATCAGATTTTTTTGAAGCACGTAGTATGCATGGACGTATTTATCTAGAAAAATCTTGTACAACTACCCAAATATATTGTAAGGGACGTagtttttaaaagtattatttcggatataattaataattttagcaTACTGACAAGGCAACATCGCATTTTCTAATTAAGTTCAAAGAACTTAATCGAGCGTTATGTAACCGGCAATACATTTTATGacctattattaattttaccaaATCTTGAGCAAAATCATACATAGCTGTATAAAGTAATATAATAAAGGTCTACCtacttgtgaaaaaaatatcttcagGTTTAAACACATCGTTCCTACTGAAAAAACGGAAGttgtttcagaaaataatttacaacACCGAATCAGCTGTAATAACAAACGTAATAGCGTTGTCAGTTGACGTATAATCACTaattaaacttcaaattataaatattaaatattggtattatttatttttgcacCACTTGATGACAACAATCCCTTTTGGAACTAAATGCCTATTTTAACatcatttttgtgaaaatctGATTGTTTTAACACAATCACGCCATAGTTTCATGACATACACTTAACAAAGATGTAACtcatataaatttcaaaatggtGATTCCACAGCCTCCACCGAAACTATAAGCTGATTCTCCCCTCCATATCTATGATTGAAATTGTGCTGTGTAATCTTGGTTGCCTATTCTTCGATCatcgaatatataatttaaccATTTTATTTCGAGTAACGTGACGCGGAATTGTTTTAGacacttttttttctatgaaatgaaaatataacacTACTACTAATAATAAGTTTGATGTGAATAACGCAATATTTGTGTTCCAAGACAATACGACAGGTGGTTGTGACGTCatctcaaaatgttttttatttttagttgttGGTCATATGAAAATGCCTAAAAATGTAAACAACGAAAACTCGTATTgtcataaatattaattcattaacttttttatttatctttgaaataATAACGTAGTAAGTTCAACAATATAATTGGGTACATGATTAAGGATTTATTTGCATGTGTGGTCGTCTAAAAACAGCCACAGGTAAGAAGAGacacttttatacataaataacgAGAAGATATCGTCCATCTAAGCTCAAATCATCTACAGTGTAGTATAAATAATCACCAAGTACTTATTTAATTGATGCTTTCGATTGTTATGTACCCTAATATAAACTGTGGTTACTATCACTTATATTcattttcacatttaaaaatatataagcaCGAACGCCAATGTTGCCAGActtcaaaaatcaataagatgaaataatcaacatttttataagCTTGTAGTGTTTCTCCTTGACCAGTACTGATGTATGTGTTTAATTATCGTAATTTAATGACCAAAATGGTTTTTTTACAGTTCGGATAATtggcaaaaaaagaaaatctgcaatttatgaaaacaatacaccaaaaataatttaatctaTAAGTTGATGATTAGGAAAGTTGGTTgagataaaaattcaattataatatagAAGCTTGTACTTTAacctagaaaaaaataatttttttaaacaaacgaTAATTTTAATGTGGTTGAATTACCAGTGTTTCtacaaatgtaaaaaaaagCGTATTTAAACGATacattatatcaaataattgctaatatttaataagaagaaaagaataaaacacttttttgaattatattttgcCCTGTaggtaaataaatacgaaaatatttcaatacaaatgtaataaaatgaaattcatcTTAAAATAGGCAATCTTgtttatacagattgtcccataAGATCGTTCTCGAAATTTTTACATATCTGTTTGACATTTCCAACGTCAACTGTCAGTTATAGgtcgaatttataattttgagtCATTActtgaatatattcaatatttatgatGTTTCTTAACACTTTTTATTAACCTATAAAAGTTTAGACttcctataataatattttaagacTGAAAATCTAATATACCTGAATGTTAAATAAACTAGGTagtatattttcttctaatataattataacgtatttattcttttctttttacctccaaataattgaaaattgataaatcaaGTAACAAATACcctaaagaaacaaataaatgcTTGTTTATAGTTGCGTATTTCAAATTTCAGTCGAATGATCGTCAAAACCGCTCGCcttatcaattttctaaaatttcgtTCATCTTCACCGTAAAAAATTgcttatttgatattatttataaataaaagttctaataaataatttgttaatatatgtCTAGCaggtatattttttccattttgagaACTTGATTATCAATTATCAGAAATGTAtccaatattaataaaaatgaatttatttcgaataaatttgacAACAGCGTAATGatgaattaatcaaaataattattggcaTTATTGAATACAATAAACAATTACTTACTATAGGTTATGTCACTTGGTTCAAATTTCACAAGttctcaaaatttataataagagACACAGTATATACactattttcacgaaaaattgatttttttaataaagttttatcACAAATCACCGCCATAATGTAGCAAACAGACACTAGAAACTCGAATCTACTACTAAAAACACTTTAACctagaaaaatattgttgacaTTTGCAATGTTTATTGTTCTTTAAGGTGCATTTTCATGTTGACGCTCGACGCTGGCTTAGTGCGTCAAATTAGGTCACGTGATATAATTTCGACTGAAGCGTCATCTAAATCAATTCAACGTCAAATATAAGAGCGCCAAGCTTCATAACGctgaaaaaaatactaaaatacaCCACTTCTCAACAGTCTGTGAACCTATAAACATAAAATGTGTGTAATTTATTCAATCATTTCTAAATGAGTGAATTATTCTGATCGATGTAGTTTACGTAACACTAGTAAACAGctgatgatataaatttatgaaGTTTTTTGCTATAATGCCCGATTTAAAGATGTATACAATGTTTAGTTTTGACGCAGCACTAATTTAAGATGACGTTTCAGTTAAAATTGTACCACGTGATATCATTTGACGCTCTAAGCCAGTCAAGTGTCAACATGATATTGTAACATtactaaataatattgtttaaatatatttcctaCTGTACATAATTACTATTAACGTCACAGTTTACTAGTAAGACTAATTGCAAGACTTTTATACTTCTAAACAAAACTGTAACTTCTCAAAATGTATCTAGTGAATTTTTTTAGCGTACTTTCAagttatatatttctattcttTAAATATAGTCAAAACAAACTATATAAACTCGGAAAAAAGTAGATTCTAGTTTTGAAAAGTTTACTATgattaacaattttcaattccTGGTGCCTTATTTCTACCGGGATCATCTGACTGGCAAGCGTGGTTAGAATGTAAAACTTACTTCAATATACGTTACAGATTCTAGATTAATACATTGTATTCACGTTCACTATAACACCCCGTATATTAAAATTCACAacgaataattaatatataattgaatcaaCAACTAAATAGACACTATAACTGAATAATGATTAGTTTTGGTTGTTTCCCGGTAAAATGTCATTTGTCGTTATGAGATTCGTATAATACTAACAGTGTTGCCGATGTCAACACGTTTTATCAGTAGGTGCTTCACcttgaattgaaaattgttttatttcgtaTAACGTTTGTAGATGCTGAATGTATATAATTT includes:
- the LOC130893162 gene encoding vesicle-associated membrane protein 2 is translated as MSAGDSLAPGAGTTGTGGEDGIVGGPRTPQQIAAQRRLQQTQAQVDEVVDIMKTNVEKVLERDQKLSELDDRADALQQGASQFEQQAGKLKRKFWLQNLKMMIIMGVIGLVILIIIIMKFMPETPAAPPQPQYVVPQGGTGQAVGPVTGGEAGGTVPKTG